From Brachionichthys hirsutus isolate HB-005 chromosome 16, CSIRO-AGI_Bhir_v1, whole genome shotgun sequence, a single genomic window includes:
- the LOC137905771 gene encoding homeobox protein Dlx3b-like, with product MSGQSAPVFADRKPLLPAARSSISASDGSPAEPKSTSADMGFYSGQGVYQQPYAHAYQHSNLHGMGPGGAYPYYGGYRGDAPSPLQDAVKEEPGVEVRMVNGKPKKVRKPRTIYSSYQLAVLQRRFQSAQYLALPERAELAAQLGLTQTQVKIWFQNRRSKFKKLYKNGEFPLGDILLEHSPDASDSMACNSPPSPAVWDTNNNNNNNNGSSDATNSSSNSNAMMAPTSRGQGNFQHPLNSSSACVSDYTHQNWYLQQGTHLALPPLVPAHHAPPTAPTAAQSMGAVF from the exons ATGAGCGGGCAGAGCGCGCCCGTGTTCGCGGACAGGAAGCCTCTCCTGCCCGCGGCCCGGAGCTCCATCTCGGCCTCCGACGGTTCCCCGGCTGAGCCAAAGTCCACGTCCGCTGACATGGGCTTCTACAGCGGCCAGGGTGTCTACCAGCAGCCGTACGCGCACGCGTACCAGCACTCTAACCTGCACGGGATGGGTCCGGGTGGAGCCTACCCCTACTACGGGGGCTACAGAGGGGACGCGCCGTCACCGCTGCAGGACGCGG TGAAAGAGGAGCCGGGCGTGGAGGTTCGGATGGTCAATGGGAAGCCCAAGAAGGTCCGCAAGCCGCGGACCATCTACTCCAGCTACCAACTGGCCGTCCTGCAGAGGAGGTTCCAGTCGGCCCAGTACCTGGCCCTGCCGGAGCGGGCCGAGCTGGCTGCGCAGCTGGGCCTGACGCAGACGCAG GTGaaaatctggttccagaaccgtCGCTCTAAGTTTAAGAAGCTCTACAAGAATGGAGAGTTTCCACTGGGGGACATTCTGCTGGAACACAGTCCAGATGCCAGTGACTCCATGGCCTGCAACTCCCCTCCATCCCCAGCTGTTTGGGataccaacaacaacaacaacaacaacaatggcagCAGTGAcgccacaaacagcagcagcaacagcaatgCAATGATGGCTCctaccagcagggggcagggCAACTTTCAGCACCCGCTCAATTCTTCGAGCGCCTGTGTGAGCGACTACACACACCAGAACTGGTACCTCCAACAGGGCACACATTTAGCGCTGCCCCCACTGGTCCCGGCGCACCACGCGCCACCGACAGCACCGACAGCCGCGCAGAGCATGGGCGCCGTCTTCTGA